A region of Myxococcus stipitatus DSM 14675 DNA encodes the following proteins:
- a CDS encoding MotA/TolQ/ExbB proton channel family protein — MNLGFLTNLAVLANAGGPERGFFEEVARRWEAGQWGMYPIAACLVVALAIMVERSIVLFGKASINKEAFLRGLKKHIYAGDLDKAINYVAGQKSTPLTNVIKAGLMNVPKGQDEVQAALDEASLRETPRLEARSGYLAMLGNAAMLAGLLGTVSGLISCFEAVANVNPADKATILANGISEAMNCTGFGLVTAIPCLIAFSVLMGRTQSLVNDINETSVSVLNLIVANKDKFKNLNVPSARDHHDD; from the coding sequence ATGAACCTGGGGTTTTTGACGAATCTGGCCGTGCTCGCCAACGCGGGTGGACCTGAGCGGGGCTTCTTCGAAGAGGTCGCCAGGCGTTGGGAGGCCGGTCAGTGGGGTATGTACCCCATCGCGGCCTGTCTGGTGGTTGCGCTGGCCATCATGGTGGAGCGCAGCATCGTGTTGTTCGGCAAGGCCTCCATCAACAAGGAAGCCTTCCTCCGCGGGCTGAAGAAGCACATCTACGCGGGCGACCTGGACAAGGCCATCAACTACGTGGCCGGCCAGAAGTCCACGCCGCTGACGAACGTCATCAAGGCGGGCCTGATGAACGTCCCGAAGGGCCAGGACGAGGTCCAGGCCGCGCTGGACGAGGCCTCGCTCCGCGAGACGCCGCGCCTGGAGGCCCGCAGCGGCTACCTGGCGATGCTCGGCAACGCGGCGATGCTCGCCGGTCTGCTCGGAACGGTGTCCGGTCTGATTTCCTGCTTCGAGGCCGTGGCCAACGTGAACCCGGCCGACAAGGCGACCATTCTCGCCAACGGTATCTCCGAAGCCATGAACTGCACGGGCTTCGGGCTGGTGACGGCGATTCCCTGCCTCATCGCCTTCTCCGTGCTGATGGGCCGCACCCAGTCGCTGGTCAATGACATCAACGAGACCAGCGTCTCCGTGTTGAACCTCATCGTGGCGAACAAGGACAAGTTCAAGAACCTGAACGTCCCCTCCGCTCGGGACCACCACGACGACTGA
- a CDS encoding general secretion pathway protein GspE, which produces MARKRIGELLLEQRAISVAQLEAGLAAHRKSGQRLGATLIAQGAITEDTLAGALSQALGMPQVDLAALTPEWAAVHMLRARFCEQHDLFPIALESVGGRRQLVVAMSDPLNMPAVEEIEFTTGLKVSVRVAALSAVRGAILRYYHKVPVAPASGSAAPKGAPAPVARARPAPAARPPAATKPASPQADEDDEEVIVGEELPPGEATQRTSLAELIRQREEQQKQKREQASAKPKPPSGGGVLDDLDYLFGQAREDPDRVEELERKFWALMRIMARKGLLSKEEFSRELDGDGEPQG; this is translated from the coding sequence ATGGCGAGGAAGCGCATTGGCGAGCTGCTGTTGGAGCAGCGGGCGATCAGCGTCGCTCAGCTCGAGGCGGGGCTCGCGGCCCACCGGAAGTCGGGGCAGCGATTGGGGGCGACGCTCATCGCGCAGGGGGCGATCACCGAGGACACCCTCGCGGGCGCGCTGAGCCAGGCGCTCGGGATGCCGCAGGTGGACCTGGCGGCGCTGACGCCGGAGTGGGCCGCGGTGCACATGCTGCGGGCGCGCTTCTGTGAGCAGCACGACTTGTTCCCCATCGCGCTGGAGAGCGTGGGCGGCCGTCGGCAGCTCGTGGTCGCGATGAGTGATCCACTCAACATGCCCGCGGTGGAGGAGATTGAGTTCACCACGGGACTGAAGGTGAGCGTGCGGGTGGCGGCCTTGTCCGCCGTGCGGGGCGCCATCCTGCGCTACTACCACAAGGTCCCCGTGGCGCCGGCGAGCGGCTCGGCCGCGCCGAAGGGTGCGCCCGCCCCCGTGGCCCGAGCGCGTCCCGCACCGGCCGCCCGGCCCCCCGCGGCGACGAAGCCCGCCTCGCCCCAGGCCGATGAGGACGACGAGGAGGTCATCGTCGGCGAGGAGCTGCCGCCCGGCGAGGCGACGCAGCGCACGTCCTTGGCGGAGCTGATCCGCCAGCGCGAGGAGCAGCAGAAGCAGAAGCGGGAGCAGGCCTCGGCGAAGCCCAAGCCGCCCTCGGGGGGTGGTGTGCTCGATGACCTGGACTACCTCTTCGGGCAGGCCCGGGAGGACCCGGACCGCGTGGAGGAGCTGGAGCGCAAGTTCTGGGCGCTGATGCGGATCATGGCGCGCAAGGGGCTGCTGTCGAAGGAGGAGTTCTCGCGCGAGCTGGACGGCGACGGCGAGCCGCAGGGCTGA
- a CDS encoding bifunctional methionine sulfoxide reductase B/A protein, with product MVSLVFAALAACTQASNAAAPGNTSAQRSESPSAGAVKDSRRYEKPSDEELRRTLSPLAYDVTQKAATEPPFRNAYWNHHEEGLYVDVITGEPLFSSRDKFDSNTGWPSFTRPVDASHVEEKRDSSLGMERVEVRSKGGTHLGHLFDDGPKPLGTRYCINSASLRFVPVGALEKEGYGAWLKAFGREPTSAAPAKTDVGKALAAAGVTETALLAGGCFWGMEDLLRKIPGVLQTDVGYTGGGLKSPTYQDVSSGETGHAESVRVVFDPKVLSFETLLEKWFFRMHDPTTLNRQGNDVGTQYRSAIFVQSDEQRRVAEAVKARVNASGKWNRPVVTQVVPAGEFTPAEGYHQDYLVKNPGGYTCHYMRD from the coding sequence ATGGTGTCCCTGGTCTTCGCGGCGCTGGCGGCGTGTACCCAGGCGAGCAATGCGGCGGCGCCCGGCAACACCTCGGCGCAGCGGTCCGAGTCCCCCAGCGCGGGGGCGGTGAAGGACTCCCGCCGCTACGAGAAGCCCTCGGACGAGGAGCTGCGCCGCACGCTCTCTCCGCTGGCGTACGACGTGACGCAGAAGGCGGCGACCGAGCCCCCCTTCCGCAACGCCTACTGGAACCACCACGAAGAGGGGCTCTACGTCGACGTCATCACGGGCGAGCCGCTGTTCTCCTCGCGAGACAAGTTCGACTCGAACACGGGCTGGCCCAGCTTCACCCGGCCGGTGGATGCGTCACACGTCGAGGAGAAGCGGGACTCGAGCCTGGGCATGGAGCGTGTCGAGGTCCGCTCGAAGGGCGGCACGCACCTGGGGCACCTGTTCGACGATGGGCCGAAGCCCTTGGGGACGCGCTACTGCATCAACTCCGCGTCACTGCGCTTCGTGCCGGTGGGGGCGCTGGAGAAGGAGGGCTATGGCGCGTGGCTGAAGGCGTTCGGCCGGGAGCCCACGAGCGCGGCCCCCGCGAAGACAGACGTGGGCAAGGCGCTGGCGGCCGCGGGCGTCACCGAGACAGCGCTGCTCGCGGGAGGCTGCTTCTGGGGCATGGAGGACTTGCTGCGCAAGATTCCGGGCGTGCTCCAGACGGACGTCGGCTACACGGGCGGAGGCTTGAAGAGCCCCACGTATCAAGACGTGAGCTCGGGTGAGACAGGGCACGCGGAGTCGGTGCGCGTGGTGTTCGACCCGAAGGTGCTGAGCTTCGAGACGCTGCTGGAGAAGTGGTTCTTCCGCATGCATGACCCGACGACGCTCAACCGGCAGGGCAACGACGTGGGGACGCAGTATCGCTCCGCCATCTTCGTGCAGTCCGACGAGCAGCGCCGAGTGGCCGAGGCGGTGAAGGCTCGAGTGAACGCCTCCGGCAAGTGGAACCGGCCGGTCGTCACCCAGGTGGTCCCAGCAGGCGAGTTCACCCCCGCGGAGGGCTATCACCAGGATTACCTCGTGAAGAATCCCGGCGGATACACCTGCCACTACATGAGGGACTGA
- a CDS encoding ATP-binding protein: MRIPGGPGPESFQAFFEALDAPAALCDPTLRLVAVNEAFHRFCEDHRATVEDVSRMLVSAAVPADGASCDVELSLAGMPGAVLTLSRRGDVVAVRARNDPELARNRLVLAERALLEQARTEGVLLDLGRSVAEAGGEEELVAAVARGVKELFPGRSFCIRITDSRTGGLTSLYAEGRLKEGAHEPLVLLRRAVEKLNLGRSALPQGRVSVLDEVPLLFQGSTHGVSAPLVASGQLFGAINMEYPEGLDADVQHDERVLLQLASQVAVAVKNAKLIDELTFVRKYLEDLLEKANALILVANRDKQVVVFNQALSALTGFRKEDVLGRDIFGLVPESEHLRLSQVIAAAIRGESVNSFETRLLSREGNEVRVSFATSSMLAHHGEVEGVIAIGQDITVVKELEKRIIHAEKLASIGQLAASVVHEINNPMTAVATYADALLQRSRTTPGANPADQDKLRKILESSHRILRFTRDLVSYARPAQDKPERVQLNAVVDMAVGFCEHVVSQARVSVHREYVELPLLSAVRANLVQVFVNLITNACHAMPPGGSVYLSTRREGEEAVVSVRDTGSGIDPKNLQRIFEPFFTTKPEGKGTGLGLSICQGIVENHGGRLIVTSTVGEGTTFSVRLPLLME; this comes from the coding sequence ATGCGAATCCCGGGGGGCCCGGGGCCCGAGTCCTTCCAGGCCTTCTTCGAGGCGCTCGACGCCCCCGCGGCCCTGTGTGACCCGACGCTGCGCCTGGTGGCGGTCAACGAGGCCTTCCACCGCTTCTGCGAGGACCACCGCGCGACGGTGGAGGATGTCTCGCGGATGCTGGTCTCCGCGGCGGTGCCCGCCGATGGCGCGAGCTGTGACGTGGAGCTGTCGCTGGCGGGCATGCCCGGCGCGGTGCTGACGCTGTCGCGGCGAGGCGACGTGGTGGCGGTGCGCGCCCGGAATGACCCGGAGCTCGCGCGCAACCGGCTGGTGCTGGCGGAGCGGGCGCTGCTGGAGCAGGCGCGCACGGAAGGCGTGCTGCTGGACCTGGGCCGCAGCGTGGCGGAGGCGGGCGGCGAGGAGGAGCTGGTGGCGGCGGTGGCTCGCGGGGTGAAGGAGCTGTTCCCGGGCCGCTCGTTCTGCATCCGCATCACCGACTCTCGCACCGGCGGCCTGACGTCGCTCTACGCGGAAGGTCGGCTGAAGGAGGGCGCGCACGAGCCGCTGGTGCTGCTGCGGCGCGCGGTGGAGAAGCTGAACCTGGGGCGCTCGGCGCTGCCGCAGGGACGGGTGTCGGTGCTGGACGAGGTGCCGCTGCTGTTCCAGGGCAGCACGCATGGCGTGAGCGCTCCGCTGGTGGCGAGCGGGCAGCTCTTCGGCGCCATCAACATGGAGTACCCGGAGGGCCTGGACGCGGACGTGCAGCATGACGAGCGCGTGCTGTTGCAGCTCGCCAGCCAGGTGGCCGTGGCGGTGAAGAACGCGAAGCTCATCGACGAGCTGACGTTCGTCCGCAAGTACCTGGAGGACCTGCTGGAGAAGGCGAACGCCCTCATCCTGGTGGCCAACCGCGACAAGCAGGTGGTGGTGTTCAACCAGGCCCTGAGCGCGCTGACGGGCTTCCGCAAGGAGGACGTCCTGGGCCGGGACATCTTCGGCCTGGTGCCGGAGAGCGAGCACCTGCGGCTGTCCCAGGTCATCGCCGCCGCGATTCGCGGCGAGTCGGTGAACAGCTTCGAGACCCGCTTGTTGTCCCGCGAGGGGAACGAGGTCCGGGTGTCCTTCGCCACGTCCTCGATGCTCGCGCATCATGGCGAGGTGGAGGGCGTCATCGCCATCGGCCAGGACATCACGGTGGTGAAGGAGCTGGAGAAGCGCATCATCCACGCGGAGAAGCTGGCCTCCATCGGTCAGCTCGCGGCCAGCGTGGTGCATGAAATCAACAACCCGATGACCGCGGTGGCCACGTACGCGGACGCGCTGCTCCAGCGCTCGCGGACGACGCCGGGGGCGAACCCCGCGGACCAGGACAAGCTCCGGAAGATCCTGGAGAGCAGCCACCGCATCCTGCGCTTCACGCGGGACCTGGTGAGCTACGCGCGGCCGGCGCAGGACAAGCCGGAGCGGGTGCAGCTCAACGCCGTCGTCGACATGGCGGTGGGCTTCTGCGAGCACGTCGTGTCGCAGGCGCGCGTGAGCGTGCATCGCGAGTACGTGGAGCTGCCGCTCTTGTCGGCGGTGCGCGCGAACCTGGTGCAGGTGTTCGTCAACCTCATCACCAACGCCTGCCACGCGATGCCGCCGGGAGGCTCGGTCTACCTGTCGACCCGACGCGAGGGCGAAGAGGCCGTGGTGTCGGTGCGCGACACGGGGTCGGGCATCGACCCGAAGAACCTGCAGCGCATCTTCGAGCCCTTCTTCACCACGAAGCCGGAAGGGAAGGGCACGGGCCTGGGGCTCTCCATCTGCCAGGGCATCGTGGAGAACCACGGGGGCCGTCTCATCGTGACGAGCACCGTGGGAGAAGGCACCACGTTCTCGGTGCGCCTGCCGCTGCTGATGGAGTGA
- a CDS encoding PAS domain S-box protein, with translation MGFPPPLAPTLHVPSSLEFALGITLVPPASPARELLTVSAARAGLRVVDGMEGAALVLVDLTAPSNGPALRAVLDSPRASHITLVALVEPSEQGFAAAEPLRPADVITVPVSPHELVFRLQRAAGRHLEREGQERGQEDLSLLLELTADYAETSDVEALLHGVTRRLAEKLDIARATLVMLGRNADEGVIVAASDDPALKDLRIELSRYPEIREVMRTGRPVVMDEAPTHPLLGDLERRAVAARGIHAIAALPLPIRGQVRGVLLLRAAGRRRTFTSREIDFLTTVAHATAVALRNASVLQSVRGQTEAEKTARLAAEEQAASFKPYQLFFAHVSEGVAILDDKASVLSLNPSGAAMLEFPATEARGRHLHQVTQPLDDGVLMELVTAASRGESRSGVDVEVRTGAGRRLTLSMSAAPLRDEDAATILSFRDVTDARRLEDELRQTKDFLERLIDSSVDAIIAADLKGRIILFNKGAEALCGYTAQEAMANLTVEQLYQPGVARKIMATLRGSEHGGKGRMALTREELVHRSGERVPVNMTASLVYEGGREVFSVGIFTDMRDRMKLERKLSDVETRLEESEKSAVIVALAGTAAHELNQPLTSVMGYAELLKRKLKEEDFAWKPVDIIYREAERMAEIVRKIGKITRYETKAYMGEQQILDLDKATSHED, from the coding sequence GTGGGCTTCCCTCCCCCTCTCGCCCCGACCCTCCACGTGCCGTCTTCGCTGGAATTCGCTCTTGGCATCACCCTGGTGCCCCCGGCTTCCCCCGCACGAGAGCTGCTCACCGTGTCGGCCGCGCGCGCGGGTCTGCGTGTCGTGGACGGCATGGAGGGCGCCGCCCTCGTACTGGTGGACCTGACCGCGCCCAGCAACGGGCCTGCCCTGCGAGCGGTGCTCGACTCGCCTCGGGCCTCGCACATCACGCTGGTGGCGCTGGTGGAGCCCTCCGAGCAGGGCTTCGCCGCGGCCGAGCCCCTGCGGCCCGCCGACGTCATCACCGTCCCCGTGTCGCCGCACGAGCTCGTCTTCCGGCTCCAGCGCGCCGCGGGCCGTCACCTGGAGCGCGAGGGACAGGAGCGCGGCCAGGAGGACCTGTCGCTCCTCTTGGAGTTGACGGCCGACTACGCGGAGACCTCCGACGTGGAGGCGCTCCTGCACGGCGTCACGCGGAGGCTCGCGGAGAAGCTGGACATCGCACGCGCCACGTTGGTGATGCTGGGCCGCAACGCCGATGAAGGCGTCATCGTCGCGGCCAGCGACGACCCGGCGCTCAAGGACCTGCGCATCGAGCTGTCCCGCTACCCGGAGATTCGCGAGGTGATGCGCACGGGCCGTCCGGTGGTGATGGACGAAGCCCCCACGCATCCGCTCCTCGGCGACCTGGAGCGCCGCGCCGTGGCCGCTCGAGGCATCCACGCCATCGCCGCGCTCCCGCTGCCCATCCGAGGCCAGGTGCGAGGCGTCCTCCTCCTGCGCGCGGCGGGACGGCGGCGCACCTTCACCTCGCGGGAGATCGACTTCCTCACCACGGTGGCGCATGCGACGGCGGTGGCGCTGCGCAACGCCTCGGTGCTCCAGTCCGTGAGGGGCCAGACGGAGGCGGAGAAGACGGCGCGTCTGGCGGCCGAGGAGCAGGCGGCCTCCTTCAAGCCCTACCAGCTCTTCTTCGCGCACGTCAGCGAGGGCGTGGCCATCCTCGACGACAAGGCGAGCGTGCTGTCGCTCAACCCGTCGGGCGCGGCGATGCTGGAGTTCCCCGCGACCGAGGCGCGCGGGCGGCACCTGCACCAGGTGACGCAGCCCCTGGATGACGGGGTGTTGATGGAGTTGGTGACGGCGGCCTCGCGAGGCGAGTCGCGCTCGGGCGTGGACGTGGAGGTGCGCACGGGGGCGGGGCGCCGGCTGACGTTGTCCATGTCCGCCGCGCCGCTGCGGGACGAGGACGCGGCCACCATCCTGTCGTTCCGCGACGTCACCGACGCGCGCCGGCTGGAGGACGAGCTGCGCCAGACGAAGGACTTCCTGGAGCGGCTCATCGACTCGTCGGTGGACGCCATCATCGCCGCGGACTTGAAGGGGCGCATCATCCTCTTCAACAAGGGCGCGGAGGCCCTGTGCGGTTACACCGCGCAGGAGGCCATGGCGAACCTCACCGTGGAGCAGCTCTACCAGCCCGGCGTGGCCCGGAAGATCATGGCCACCCTGCGCGGCTCCGAGCACGGCGGCAAGGGCCGCATGGCGCTCACCCGCGAGGAGCTGGTGCACCGCTCCGGCGAGCGCGTGCCCGTCAACATGACGGCGTCGCTCGTGTACGAGGGCGGGCGCGAGGTCTTCAGCGTCGGCATCTTCACGGACATGCGCGACCGGATGAAGCTGGAGCGCAAGCTGTCGGATGTGGAGACGCGGCTGGAGGAGAGCGAGAAGAGCGCCGTCATCGTCGCGCTCGCCGGCACCGCGGCGCATGAGCTGAACCAGCCCCTCACGTCGGTGATGGGCTACGCGGAGCTGCTCAAGCGCAAGCTGAAGGAGGAGGACTTCGCCTGGAAGCCGGTGGACATCATCTACCGCGAGGCGGAGCGCATGGCCGAAATCGTGCGGAAGATCGGCAAGATCACCCGCTACGAGACGAAGGCGTACATGGGGGAGCAGCAGATTCTCGACCTGGACAAGGCGACCTCCCATGAAGACTGA
- a CDS encoding SDR family NAD(P)-dependent oxidoreductase, producing the protein MNVLVTGASAGFGKAIARRFIQEGAKVIATGRRLDLLEALRAELGERLLPVKLDVTERDGVKQVLGALPAEFAEVDVLVNNAGLALGLETAQAARVEDWDVMVDTNVKGLLYCTHAVLPGMVARNRGHIVNMGSVAADFPYPGGNVYGATKAFVQQFSLNLRADLLGTAVRVTDIEPGLVGGTEFSNVRFRGDDSRAASVYANTQPLTPEDIADAVHWVTSRPAHVNINVMSLMPVAQAFGPLAVKRQA; encoded by the coding sequence ATGAACGTGTTGGTCACGGGAGCCTCGGCGGGGTTTGGCAAGGCCATCGCGCGCCGGTTCATCCAAGAAGGGGCGAAGGTCATCGCCACCGGGCGTCGGCTGGACTTGTTGGAGGCGTTGCGCGCGGAGCTGGGCGAGCGCCTGTTGCCGGTGAAGCTGGATGTGACGGAGCGCGACGGCGTGAAGCAGGTGCTGGGCGCGCTCCCGGCGGAGTTCGCGGAGGTGGATGTCCTGGTCAACAACGCGGGGCTGGCGCTGGGGTTGGAGACGGCGCAGGCGGCGCGGGTCGAGGACTGGGACGTGATGGTCGACACGAACGTGAAGGGGCTCCTGTACTGCACCCACGCCGTGCTGCCGGGCATGGTGGCGCGCAACCGGGGGCACATCGTCAACATGGGCTCGGTGGCGGCGGACTTCCCGTATCCGGGGGGCAACGTGTACGGGGCCACCAAGGCCTTCGTGCAGCAGTTCAGCCTCAACCTGCGCGCGGACCTGCTGGGCACGGCGGTGCGCGTGACGGACATCGAGCCGGGGCTGGTGGGCGGGACGGAGTTCTCCAACGTCCGCTTCCGGGGTGACGACTCGCGCGCCGCCTCCGTCTACGCCAACACGCAGCCGCTGACGCCCGAGGACATCGCGGACGCGGTGCACTGGGTGACGTCGCGGCCCGCACACGTGAACATCAACGTCATGTCGCTGATGCCGGTGGCCCAGGCGTTCGGACCGCTCGCGGTGAAGCGGCAGGCCTGA
- a CDS encoding DoxX family protein, with protein MKLASVFPAPPSTTASVGLLVLRVVAGAAFMLHGWSKIQNPFSWMGADASVPGVLQALAALSEFGGGLAWILGALVPLASLGIFFTMAVATHFHAVIKGDPFVGHTGSYEIALLYLALAVAMMTVGPGKFSVDALLRKKLAKE; from the coding sequence ATGAAGCTCGCATCCGTGTTTCCCGCGCCCCCGTCCACCACCGCCAGCGTGGGTCTCCTCGTGCTTCGAGTCGTCGCCGGCGCCGCGTTCATGCTGCACGGCTGGTCCAAGATTCAGAACCCCTTCAGTTGGATGGGCGCGGACGCCTCCGTGCCGGGAGTCCTCCAGGCGCTGGCGGCCCTCTCCGAGTTCGGTGGCGGGCTCGCGTGGATTCTCGGCGCGCTGGTGCCCCTGGCGTCCCTGGGCATCTTCTTCACGATGGCCGTCGCGACCCACTTCCACGCGGTCATCAAGGGTGACCCGTTCGTCGGCCACACGGGCAGCTATGAGATTGCGCTGCTCTACCTCGCCCTCGCCGTGGCGATGATGACCGTGGGCCCGGGCAAGTTCTCCGTGGACGCCCTGCTGCGCAAGAAGCTCGCGAAGGAGTAG
- a CDS encoding alpha/beta fold hydrolase — MTASTTQRLRSFVTGQVELSRAVALALKARPFNPYPYLKPLIERASGVREPPISATPHTVVYTRGSMRLLRYAAPRRRHRTPILFVYSLINRWYILDFLPGRSLIEHLTQEGFDVYAIDWGIPGQDEERLSWSDLLGGLIQTAVRWTLRASKSPDLTLYGYCMGGTLALAYTSLYPEGIRNLVAQATPVDFSQGGVYTLWTSANHFDVDSLVDAYGNVPTPVLESGFLMVAPVQRLTRWLEACRRIDDPEFITTFLAMERWGADPVPFPGEVYRQYIKDCYQQNLFHQGLMKVGGESVDLRRIQASVLNVIAEQDTIAFPAMSEPLAHLVGSTDVETRRYPVGHIGLSASSKGPTHVWPSISAWIAARSRALEP, encoded by the coding sequence ATGACCGCGTCCACGACCCAGCGGCTCCGCTCCTTCGTCACCGGACAGGTCGAGCTCTCGCGCGCCGTGGCGCTCGCCCTCAAGGCCCGCCCGTTCAATCCCTACCCGTACCTCAAGCCCCTCATCGAGCGGGCCTCGGGCGTGCGCGAGCCCCCCATCAGCGCCACGCCCCACACCGTCGTGTACACACGCGGCAGCATGCGACTGCTGCGCTACGCGGCCCCGCGCCGGCGCCACCGCACCCCCATCCTGTTCGTCTATTCCCTCATCAACCGCTGGTACATCCTCGACTTCCTCCCAGGCCGCAGCCTCATCGAGCACCTCACCCAGGAGGGCTTCGACGTCTACGCCATCGACTGGGGCATCCCCGGCCAGGACGAGGAGCGCCTCTCCTGGTCGGACCTGCTCGGAGGACTCATCCAGACCGCGGTGCGGTGGACGCTCCGTGCCAGCAAGAGCCCGGACCTCACCCTCTACGGCTACTGCATGGGCGGCACCCTCGCGCTGGCCTACACGTCGCTGTATCCCGAGGGCATTCGCAACCTCGTGGCGCAGGCCACCCCCGTCGACTTCAGCCAGGGCGGCGTCTACACGCTGTGGACCTCCGCCAACCACTTCGACGTGGACTCCCTGGTGGACGCCTACGGCAACGTGCCCACGCCCGTGCTGGAGAGCGGCTTCCTCATGGTCGCCCCCGTGCAACGGCTCACCCGCTGGCTGGAGGCGTGCCGCCGCATCGACGACCCGGAGTTCATCACCACGTTCCTCGCCATGGAGCGCTGGGGCGCCGACCCCGTGCCCTTCCCCGGCGAGGTCTATCGCCAGTACATCAAGGACTGCTACCAGCAGAACCTCTTCCACCAGGGCCTCATGAAGGTCGGCGGAGAGAGCGTGGACCTGCGCCGCATCCAAGCCTCCGTGCTCAACGTCATCGCCGAGCAGGACACCATCGCCTTCCCCGCCATGAGCGAGCCCCTGGCACACCTGGTGGGCTCGACGGACGTCGAGACGCGCCGCTATCCCGTGGGCCACATCGGACTGTCCGCGTCCAGCAAGGGCCCCACCCACGTCTGGCCTTCCATCTCCGCGTGGATTGCCGCCCGCTCACGAGCCCTGGAGCCATGA
- a CDS encoding alpha/beta fold hydrolase — MMHSVPPAGVQVREGVIRLKDGRRLAYVESGDLDGLPVFFIHGNPGSRYMRHPDDRLTYRLGVRLITPDRPGYGLSDYQSGRTLLDFPSDLEQLANALKVDRFSLFGVSAGGPYVAASAWHLGERILRASIVSGAAPLKRPGGMEGVNREYRNAYALAAWPEWLLHPLMAMHDRQVRAQPERALAALIHHASEDDRHVLSDPLIAAQVQGWRREATRRGVSGMRREAHILASPWDFPLEEIRGAVDLWYWEGDSIVPPQMGRYLASRIPGAVPHFLPGGGHFSIYSHWRDILAPLARRSP, encoded by the coding sequence ATGATGCACTCCGTCCCCCCAGCGGGCGTCCAGGTGCGCGAGGGTGTCATCCGACTGAAGGACGGACGGCGGCTCGCCTACGTGGAGTCAGGTGACCTGGACGGCCTCCCCGTGTTCTTCATCCACGGCAACCCGGGCTCGCGCTACATGCGCCATCCGGATGACCGGCTCACCTACCGCCTCGGCGTGAGACTCATCACCCCGGACCGGCCCGGCTACGGACTGTCCGACTACCAGTCCGGCCGCACCCTGCTCGACTTCCCCTCCGACCTCGAGCAGCTCGCCAACGCGCTGAAGGTGGACCGCTTCTCCCTCTTCGGCGTGTCCGCGGGCGGGCCCTACGTCGCCGCGTCCGCGTGGCACCTGGGGGAGCGCATCCTCCGCGCGTCCATCGTCTCCGGCGCCGCGCCCCTGAAGCGCCCCGGCGGCATGGAGGGCGTCAATCGCGAGTACCGCAACGCCTATGCCCTGGCCGCGTGGCCCGAGTGGCTCCTGCACCCGCTGATGGCGATGCATGACCGGCAGGTCCGCGCACAACCGGAGCGCGCCCTGGCGGCGCTCATCCACCATGCGTCGGAGGACGACCGGCACGTGCTCTCCGACCCGCTCATCGCCGCGCAGGTGCAGGGCTGGCGGCGCGAGGCCACTCGACGAGGCGTGTCCGGCATGCGGCGCGAGGCGCACATCCTGGCGTCCCCCTGGGACTTCCCGCTCGAGGAGATTCGCGGCGCGGTGGACCTCTGGTACTGGGAGGGCGACAGCATCGTCCCGCCGCAGATGGGCCGCTATCTCGCCTCGCGAATCCCCGGCGCCGTGCCCCACTTCCTCCCAGGCGGAGGCCACTTCTCCATCTACTCCCATTGGAGGGACATCCTCGCGCCCCTCGCGCGGCGGAGCCCGTGA
- a CDS encoding ATP-grasp domain-containing protein: MTTEARPWPRRAFIEEQSHGRMEPEMRLLLEGLHARHIPTETFTAKRLERRQLPLAPDTLVAGYVPTVLGALKQLGIEPPPTHDYPPSLAPYLHRRLWTSTVRQLTSHLLDVSSTPVFAKPQGRRKRFTGHVFQSADDLLFLERASHTTPLICSDVVRWRSEYRVFVVHGDAVGIRHYAGDAEVALDLPRVHEALQRLEAAGEATAGYAVDFGVLDTGETALVEWNDGFSLGAYGLEATSYTALTAARWCELTGLGPPRP, encoded by the coding sequence GTGACCACGGAGGCGAGGCCCTGGCCTCGCAGGGCCTTCATCGAGGAGCAGTCGCACGGGCGGATGGAGCCCGAGATGCGGTTGCTCCTCGAAGGGCTGCACGCACGGCACATCCCCACCGAGACCTTCACCGCCAAGCGGCTGGAGCGTCGTCAGCTCCCGCTCGCTCCAGACACGCTCGTCGCGGGCTACGTCCCCACGGTGCTGGGCGCGCTGAAGCAACTGGGCATCGAGCCACCTCCCACCCACGACTATCCACCGAGCCTCGCGCCCTACCTTCACCGCCGGCTCTGGACGAGCACCGTGCGCCAGCTCACCTCGCACCTGCTCGACGTCTCCAGCACGCCCGTGTTCGCCAAACCCCAAGGACGCAGGAAGCGCTTCACCGGCCACGTCTTCCAGAGCGCGGACGACCTCTTGTTCCTGGAGAGGGCCTCACACACCACGCCGCTCATCTGCTCGGACGTGGTGCGGTGGCGCAGCGAGTACCGCGTCTTCGTCGTCCACGGTGACGCCGTGGGCATCCGGCACTACGCGGGGGATGCGGAGGTGGCGCTGGACCTGCCTCGCGTCCACGAGGCCCTCCAGCGCTTGGAGGCCGCGGGCGAGGCGACCGCGGGCTATGCCGTCGACTTCGGCGTGCTCGACACGGGAGAGACCGCGCTCGTCGAGTGGAACGACGGCTTCTCCCTGGGCGCCTACGGACTGGAGGCCACGAGCTACACGGCGCTCACGGCCGCGCGCTGGTGCGAGCTGACGGGCCTGGGCCCGCCGCGTCCCTGA